Proteins encoded by one window of Kribbella italica:
- a CDS encoding phosphoglycerate kinase, with amino-acid sequence MKTIDDLGDVAGLRVLVRSDLNVPIKGDRIGDDGRIRASVPTLLKLAKAGAKVIVTAHLGRPKGTPNPEFTLAPVAQRLGELLEPEGVKVHFATDVTGESAQEAVQELDEGEVLLLENVRYDPREESKDEAERGALADELAGLADVFVSDGFGVVHRKQASVYDVARKLPHAAGGLVLAEVEVLKKLTEDPARPYVVVLGGAKVSDKLAVIDNLLAKADKLLIGGGMVFTFLKAQGHEVGKSLLEEDQLDTVKGYLETAKSKGVEIVLPTDIVVAPEFKADAPATVVAAGAIPADQLGLDIGPDSGKAFAAEVAAAKTVFWNGPMGVFEMEAFAGGTKAVAAALTEVDGLSVVGGGDSAAAVRQMGFADDQFGHISTGGGASLEYLEGKELPGLVVLEEE; translated from the coding sequence GTGAAGACCATCGATGACCTGGGGGACGTGGCCGGCCTGCGGGTGCTGGTCCGCTCCGACCTGAACGTGCCGATCAAGGGTGACCGGATCGGCGACGACGGGCGCATCCGCGCCTCGGTGCCGACCCTGCTGAAGCTGGCCAAGGCCGGCGCCAAGGTGATCGTCACCGCGCACCTGGGCCGCCCGAAGGGCACGCCGAACCCGGAGTTCACGCTCGCCCCGGTCGCCCAGCGGCTCGGTGAGCTGCTGGAGCCCGAGGGCGTCAAGGTGCACTTCGCCACCGACGTGACCGGCGAGAGCGCCCAGGAAGCCGTCCAGGAGCTGGACGAGGGCGAGGTCCTGCTGCTGGAGAACGTGCGGTACGACCCGCGCGAGGAGAGCAAGGACGAGGCCGAGCGCGGCGCGCTGGCCGACGAGCTGGCCGGTCTGGCCGACGTGTTCGTCAGCGACGGCTTCGGCGTCGTGCACCGCAAGCAGGCCAGCGTGTACGACGTGGCCCGCAAGCTCCCGCACGCGGCCGGCGGCCTGGTGCTGGCCGAGGTCGAGGTGCTGAAGAAGCTCACCGAGGACCCGGCCCGCCCGTACGTCGTCGTCCTCGGCGGCGCGAAGGTGTCGGACAAGCTCGCGGTGATCGACAACCTGCTGGCCAAGGCCGACAAGCTGCTGATCGGTGGCGGGATGGTGTTCACCTTCCTCAAGGCCCAGGGCCACGAGGTCGGCAAGAGCCTGCTCGAGGAGGACCAGCTCGACACGGTCAAGGGCTACCTGGAGACCGCGAAGAGCAAGGGCGTCGAGATCGTGCTGCCGACCGACATCGTGGTCGCGCCCGAGTTCAAGGCCGACGCGCCCGCGACCGTGGTCGCCGCCGGCGCGATCCCGGCCGACCAGCTCGGCCTGGACATCGGCCCGGACTCCGGTAAGGCGTTCGCGGCCGAGGTCGCGGCCGCGAAGACGGTGTTCTGGAACGGCCCGATGGGCGTCTTCGAGATGGAGGCGTTCGCAGGCGGAACCAAGGCGGTCGCAGCAGCGTTGACCGAGGTGGACGGACTCAGCGTCGTCGGAGGTGGCGACTCGGCCGCCGCCGTACGGCAGATGGGCTTCGCCGACGACCAGTTCGGGCACATCTCCACCGGAGGTGGCGCGTCGCTGGAATACCTTGAGGGCAAAGAGCTCCCTGGTCTCGTAGTACTGGAAGAGGAGTAA
- the tpiA gene encoding triose-phosphate isomerase, protein MAGSEAPAARTPLMAGNWKMNVNHVEAVHLLQKLSWTLQDKKHDFERVEVAVLPPFTDIRSVQTLVDGDRMKIVYGAQDVSVHDEGAYTGEISAAMLTKLGCSYVLVGHSERRQYHGEDDALVNAKATKALAAGLTPIVCVGEGLEIRKADGHVAHCVNQIDGALAGLKADDVRKLVIAYEPVWAIGTGEVATPEDAQEVCAAIRARLEESFSPAVADSVRILYGGSVKMSSAGGIMAQPDVDGCLVGGASLKVDEFAGICRYLDLQLGYSS, encoded by the coding sequence ATGGCTGGCTCTGAAGCTCCGGCTGCCCGTACGCCGTTGATGGCGGGCAACTGGAAGATGAACGTCAACCACGTCGAGGCCGTGCACCTGCTGCAGAAGCTGAGCTGGACGCTGCAGGACAAGAAGCACGACTTCGAGCGGGTCGAGGTGGCCGTGCTGCCGCCGTTCACCGACATCCGCAGCGTGCAGACGCTGGTCGACGGCGACCGGATGAAGATCGTGTACGGCGCGCAGGACGTGTCGGTGCACGACGAGGGCGCCTACACCGGTGAGATCTCGGCCGCGATGCTGACCAAGCTGGGCTGCAGCTACGTGCTGGTCGGTCACTCCGAGCGTCGCCAGTACCACGGTGAGGACGACGCGCTCGTCAACGCCAAGGCGACCAAGGCGCTGGCGGCCGGGCTGACCCCGATCGTCTGCGTGGGCGAGGGGCTGGAGATCCGCAAGGCCGACGGTCACGTCGCGCACTGCGTGAACCAGATCGACGGCGCGCTGGCCGGGCTGAAGGCCGACGACGTGCGCAAGCTCGTCATCGCCTACGAGCCGGTCTGGGCGATCGGCACCGGCGAGGTGGCGACCCCGGAGGACGCGCAGGAGGTCTGCGCCGCGATCCGGGCCCGGCTCGAGGAGTCCTTCTCGCCCGCGGTGGCCGACTCGGTGCGGATTCTCTACGGGGGGTCGGTGAAGATGAGCAGCGCAGGTGGCATCATGGCCCAGCCGGACGTCGACGGCTGCCTGGTCGGGGGAGCGAGCCTCAAGGTGGACGAGTTCGCCGGTATCTGCCGTTACCTGGACCTTCAGTTAGGCTACTCCTCGTGA
- the secG gene encoding preprotein translocase subunit SecG, with product MITAFQIVVVICSLILTGLVLLHKGRGGGLSDLFGGGVSSSLGGSSVAERNLDRITIGVGLIWFAAIVALGLLYKLG from the coding sequence GTGATTACCGCTTTTCAGATCGTCGTCGTCATCTGCAGCCTGATCCTGACGGGGCTCGTGCTGCTGCACAAAGGCCGCGGTGGTGGCCTGTCCGACCTGTTCGGTGGCGGGGTGTCGTCCAGCCTGGGCGGCTCGTCGGTCGCCGAGCGGAACCTCGACCGGATCACGATCGGTGTCGGTCTGATCTGGTTCGCGGCCATCGTCGCGCTCGGCCTGCTGTACAAGCTCGGCTGA
- a CDS encoding RNA polymerase-binding protein RbpA, whose protein sequence is MAGSGGAIRGSRVGAGPMGEAERGESAPRQRIVFFCANGHETATVFAVEAAIPEAWDCPRCGLPTSTDVNNPPPPPKIEPYKTHLAYVKERRSEQEAAQILEEALERLRARRANGEIIF, encoded by the coding sequence GTGGCTGGTAGTGGCGGTGCGATTCGTGGCAGCAGGGTCGGAGCAGGACCGATGGGCGAGGCGGAGCGCGGTGAGTCCGCGCCCCGGCAGCGGATCGTGTTCTTCTGCGCCAACGGCCACGAGACCGCGACGGTGTTCGCGGTCGAGGCGGCCATCCCGGAGGCGTGGGACTGTCCGCGGTGCGGTCTGCCGACCAGCACCGACGTGAACAACCCGCCCCCGCCCCCGAAGATCGAGCCGTACAAGACGCACCTGGCGTACGTGAAGGAACGGCGCAGCGAGCAGGAGGCCGCCCAGATCCTCGAAGAGGCCCTGGAGCGCCTGCGCGCGCGGCGCGCCAACGGCGAGATCATCTTCTAG
- a CDS encoding isocitrate lyase/PEP mutase family protein, whose product MTTFRELHQASFVMPNAWDAGSAVVLAEAGFAALATTSAGIAFSLGAGDHTLPDGAPAVSADVMFERIHQITAAVGVPVNGDLEDGYGARPEDVAKTIRLARDAGLAGGNIEDYDGRELYAEELSVERIVAAREAAGPDFVLTARTDGQLLKEPTPLADSIRRANLFREAGADCLYVPGVNDLDQLRTLVSEIDGPLNVVMGLGSSKLTVAEVTGVGVTRISLGGSIARAALGFVRRAAEELRTQGTMSFAEGQIPQGELNELFARYGNANTRAVR is encoded by the coding sequence ATGACGACTTTTCGTGAGCTGCACCAGGCCTCGTTCGTGATGCCGAACGCGTGGGACGCCGGGAGCGCGGTCGTGCTGGCCGAGGCCGGGTTCGCCGCGTTGGCGACGACCAGCGCGGGGATCGCGTTCTCGCTCGGCGCGGGCGACCACACGCTGCCCGACGGCGCGCCCGCGGTCTCGGCCGACGTGATGTTCGAGCGGATCCACCAGATCACCGCGGCGGTCGGCGTACCGGTGAACGGCGATCTGGAGGACGGGTACGGCGCCCGGCCGGAGGATGTCGCGAAGACGATCCGGCTAGCTCGCGATGCCGGGCTGGCCGGGGGCAATATCGAGGACTACGACGGCCGCGAGCTGTACGCCGAGGAGCTGTCGGTCGAGCGGATCGTCGCCGCGCGGGAAGCGGCCGGGCCGGACTTCGTCCTGACGGCCCGCACGGACGGCCAGCTGCTCAAAGAGCCCACTCCCCTGGCGGACTCGATCCGGCGGGCGAACCTGTTCCGCGAGGCCGGCGCCGACTGCCTGTACGTGCCAGGCGTCAACGACCTGGACCAGCTGCGCACGCTGGTGTCCGAGATCGACGGACCCCTGAACGTCGTGATGGGACTGGGCAGCTCGAAGCTGACGGTCGCCGAGGTGACCGGCGTCGGTGTCACCCGGATCAGCCTCGGCGGAAGCATCGCGCGGGCAGCATTGGGCTTCGTCCGAAGGGCTGCCGAGGAGCTGCGGACCCAGGGCACGATGAGTTTCGCGGAGGGCCAGATCCCTCAGGGAGAGCTCAACGAACTGTTCGCCCGCTACGGCAACGCGAACACCCGGGCGGTCCGCTGA
- a CDS encoding VOC family protein, producing MPLPLPALHHVGLVVEDITAAAADYERRWNVTAGPVHDLTFPQAHVHGERLDLSARYSFIDTGASQIELIQPVSEASPYTEFLEANGGDGVHHLAYFVDTIDDYLDQLRAAGEPVDLVLDAVVPGGGRFVYLDGLAHGPVVELIETPR from the coding sequence GTGCCACTCCCGCTGCCGGCCCTCCACCACGTCGGCCTTGTCGTCGAGGACATCACCGCCGCCGCGGCCGACTACGAACGGCGCTGGAACGTCACCGCCGGACCCGTCCACGACCTGACCTTCCCGCAGGCCCACGTGCACGGCGAGCGGCTCGACCTGTCGGCCAGGTACAGCTTCATCGACACCGGTGCCTCGCAGATCGAGCTGATCCAGCCGGTGTCGGAGGCGTCGCCGTACACCGAGTTCCTCGAGGCCAACGGCGGCGACGGTGTCCACCACCTCGCGTACTTCGTCGACACCATCGACGACTACCTGGACCAGTTGCGCGCGGCCGGGGAGCCGGTCGACCTGGTCCTCGACGCGGTGGTGCCCGGGGGTGGACGGTTCGTCTACCTCGACGGGCTGGCGCACGGACCGGTGGTCGAGCTGATCGAGACACCGCGCTGA
- a CDS encoding CopD family protein translates to MVDATETLYAYPQLWRILTKSCYFLSTGLAGGSVLFHTFVLRPVLNRAESETDRRVLRNRSAVLLAIAGTALLLATYPQFAGKVTRATKGMTFSEGLQPSVIWDYLQTAAPKNAWFFSGVTAGLQALIYSLGALLLMSLFLRPMRRYVDKIAGIGVVVVLVAALFLMVPSRSADLEAAYFASHLVTTLHPYAGGFWIGALLVLSGLALSRKQLTPDGGLIWASVWQRFSLMAQVCVTVLLVSGLLEAWMAVGSVSIGDILSTTYGKYLLLKVLLVFSILGLGAFNEAVLLPKIARVRAAGDRRSLFQLVLGHFPKVVLIEAVLGVGVLAVMPFLNGSAREEVGLAADPPPTGGVALAMVLLFVALVVSFVARFQIQKAIEARAAGQAVAEEPATAEAGR, encoded by the coding sequence ATGGTTGACGCGACCGAGACGCTGTACGCCTACCCGCAGCTCTGGCGGATCCTGACCAAGTCCTGCTACTTCCTCAGTACCGGTCTGGCCGGTGGCAGCGTGCTGTTTCACACCTTCGTGCTGCGGCCGGTGCTGAACCGGGCCGAGAGCGAGACGGACCGGCGCGTGCTGAGAAACCGCTCGGCCGTGCTGCTCGCCATCGCTGGGACCGCGCTGCTGCTCGCGACGTACCCGCAGTTCGCCGGCAAGGTCACGCGCGCGACGAAGGGCATGACCTTCTCCGAGGGGCTGCAGCCGTCGGTCATCTGGGACTACCTGCAGACCGCGGCGCCCAAGAACGCGTGGTTCTTCTCCGGTGTCACGGCGGGGCTGCAAGCGCTGATCTACAGTCTCGGCGCCCTGCTGCTGATGAGCCTGTTCCTGCGACCGATGCGACGGTACGTCGACAAGATCGCGGGGATCGGGGTCGTCGTCGTCCTGGTCGCCGCGCTGTTCCTGATGGTTCCGAGCCGGTCTGCGGATCTCGAGGCGGCGTACTTCGCGTCGCACCTGGTCACCACCCTCCACCCGTACGCCGGTGGCTTCTGGATCGGGGCGCTGCTGGTGCTGTCCGGGCTGGCGCTGAGCCGCAAGCAGTTGACGCCGGACGGCGGCCTGATCTGGGCGTCGGTGTGGCAGCGGTTCAGCCTGATGGCGCAGGTCTGCGTGACGGTCCTGCTGGTGTCGGGTCTGCTCGAGGCCTGGATGGCGGTCGGGTCGGTGTCGATCGGCGACATCCTGTCCACGACGTACGGCAAGTACCTGCTGCTGAAGGTTCTGCTGGTGTTCTCGATCCTCGGGCTCGGTGCGTTCAACGAGGCCGTGCTGCTGCCGAAGATCGCCCGCGTGCGCGCCGCCGGCGATCGGCGCAGCCTGTTCCAGCTGGTTCTCGGGCACTTCCCGAAGGTCGTGCTGATCGAGGCGGTGCTCGGCGTAGGCGTGCTCGCGGTGATGCCGTTCCTGAACGGGTCGGCGCGGGAAGAGGTCGGGCTGGCGGCGGATCCGCCGCCGACCGGCGGCGTCGCGCTGGCGATGGTGCTGCTGTTCGTCGCGCTGGTGGTCTCGTTCGTGGCCCGCTTCCAGATCCAGAAGGCGATCGAAGCCCGGGCCGCCGGCCAAGCCGTGGCGGAGGAGCCCGCCACGGCCGAGGCCGGACGCTAG
- the pgl gene encoding 6-phosphogluconolactonase, with protein MSSAPTVQVAPDADALAAAVAARFVTRLTDAQTGGRVAHVVLTGGRVASAVYRAVADSAARTAIDWQRVEFWWGDERFLPDGDPERNATQAWDALLSKVDLDPDKVHAMAADTGQGPEAAATAYAEQLAAAAAASASASGETAQVPAFDLVMLGVGPDGHVASLFPGFPQLTIDDTTAVAVHDSPKPPPTRVSLTFPALAHAAEIWFVVAGEDKADAVQTALSGGDVPAATPQGKERTVWLLDNAAASKIK; from the coding sequence ATGAGCAGTGCGCCGACTGTTCAGGTGGCTCCGGACGCCGACGCGCTGGCGGCCGCGGTGGCCGCTCGGTTCGTCACGCGGCTGACCGACGCGCAGACCGGCGGCAGGGTGGCCCACGTCGTGCTGACCGGCGGTCGCGTCGCGTCGGCCGTCTACCGGGCGGTGGCCGACTCCGCCGCCCGGACGGCGATCGACTGGCAGCGCGTCGAGTTCTGGTGGGGTGACGAGCGCTTCCTGCCGGACGGCGACCCGGAGCGCAACGCGACCCAGGCGTGGGACGCGTTGCTGTCGAAGGTGGACTTGGACCCGGACAAGGTCCACGCGATGGCTGCCGACACCGGCCAGGGCCCGGAAGCAGCAGCCACAGCGTACGCCGAGCAACTGGCGGCGGCCGCCGCGGCCTCGGCCTCGGCCTCGGGCGAGACGGCGCAGGTCCCGGCCTTCGACCTGGTGATGCTGGGCGTCGGGCCTGACGGGCACGTGGCTTCGCTCTTCCCCGGCTTCCCCCAGCTCACGATCGACGACACCACAGCGGTGGCTGTGCACGACTCCCCCAAGCCCCCGCCGACCCGCGTCTCGCTGACCTTCCCCGCGCTGGCGCACGCGGCGGAGATCTGGTTCGTCGTGGCCGGCGAGGACAAGGCCGACGCCGTACAGACCGCGCTTTCCGGCGGCGACGTACCAGCCGCCACTCCGCAAGGGAAAGAACGCACCGTGTGGCTGCTCGACAATGCCGCAGCTTCAAAGATCAAGTAA
- a CDS encoding glucose-6-phosphate dehydrogenase assembly protein OpcA, with translation MIIDLTGTTSSEIASALLKARRNAGSPAMGMVGTIVVVVDESSHHDAMKAANEAGREHPSRVLVAILRPGRGEGGLDAEVRVGEGVPGEAVLLRLHGELAKVPESVVTPLLLPDSPVIVWWPGGGPKVPATDPLGKLGRRRVTDAAATRRASVDFPARAEGYKPGDTDFAWARLTPWRALMAAALDQYPAHVTGAEVVSAKGNPSADLMAAWLQCKLGVAVEQKTSRGPGLTAVRMFTPAGPIQLSRPDGSIATFSVPGQPDRPVALKRRTPSELLSEELRRLDPDDVYAQTLACMVEREAMPADAKKVSAADRRSAQSAAEKAAVRTAVVSGKAASSALEAHAADAKKKAPSKKAVAKKTTAKKTTAAKKAAAKKPVKKVAGRS, from the coding sequence ATGATCATCGACCTGACCGGTACGACGTCGAGCGAGATCGCGTCGGCGCTGCTGAAGGCCCGCCGCAACGCGGGTTCGCCGGCCATGGGCATGGTCGGCACCATCGTGGTGGTCGTCGACGAGTCGTCCCACCACGACGCGATGAAGGCCGCGAACGAGGCCGGCCGCGAGCACCCGTCGCGCGTGCTGGTGGCGATCTTGCGGCCGGGCCGCGGTGAAGGCGGACTCGACGCGGAGGTCCGGGTCGGCGAGGGCGTTCCGGGCGAGGCGGTGCTGCTGCGGCTGCACGGCGAGCTCGCGAAGGTGCCCGAGTCGGTCGTCACCCCGCTGCTGCTGCCGGACTCCCCCGTCATCGTCTGGTGGCCGGGCGGTGGGCCGAAGGTGCCCGCCACCGACCCGCTGGGCAAGCTCGGCCGGCGCCGGGTCACCGACGCCGCGGCGACCCGCCGGGCGTCGGTGGACTTCCCGGCGCGGGCCGAGGGGTACAAGCCGGGCGACACCGACTTCGCGTGGGCGCGGCTGACGCCGTGGCGCGCGCTGATGGCGGCCGCCCTGGACCAGTACCCGGCACACGTCACGGGCGCGGAGGTCGTATCGGCGAAGGGCAACCCGAGCGCCGACCTGATGGCGGCGTGGCTGCAGTGCAAGCTGGGCGTGGCCGTCGAGCAGAAGACCTCGCGGGGACCGGGGCTGACCGCCGTACGGATGTTCACGCCGGCTGGTCCGATCCAGCTGAGCCGGCCGGACGGATCGATCGCGACGTTCAGCGTTCCTGGTCAGCCCGACCGTCCGGTGGCGCTCAAGCGGCGTACGCCGTCGGAGCTGCTGAGCGAGGAGCTGCGGCGACTCGATCCGGACGACGTGTACGCGCAGACGCTGGCGTGCATGGTCGAGCGGGAGGCGATGCCGGCCGACGCGAAGAAGGTCAGCGCGGCCGACCGGCGGTCGGCGCAGTCGGCGGCCGAGAAGGCAGCGGTTCGTACGGCGGTCGTGAGCGGCAAGGCGGCCTCGTCGGCGCTGGAGGCCCACGCGGCCGACGCGAAGAAGAAGGCGCCGTCGAAGAAGGCCGTGGCGAAGAAGACGACGGCCAAGAAGACCACCGCCGCGAAGAAGGCCGCTGCCAAGAAGCCTGTCAAGAAGGTGGCCGGGCGCTCATGA
- the zwf gene encoding glucose-6-phosphate dehydrogenase: MTAELEEEPTGPVNPLRDPQDRRLPRIAGPSSLVIFGVTGDLARKKLMPAIYDLANRGLLPPGFALVGFARRDFTNQDFAQIVHDSVKEHARTPFREEVWQQLAEGFRFVPGDLTDDEAFKRLRETVDELDVNRGTGGNHAFYLSIPPGLFPQVVEKLKQHGLADETPGSWRRVVIEKPFGHDLKSARELNQVVESVFPPEAVFRIDHYLGKETVQNMLALRFANAMFEPVWNSHYVDHVQITMAEDIGIGGRAGYYDGIGAARDVIQNHLLQLLALVAMEEPVSFDAWSLRQEKKKVLAAVRLPERLDLHTARGQYAAGWAGGTKVKGYLQEDGIPKSSATETFAAMRVDVDTRRWAGVPFYLRTGKRLGRRVTEVAVMFKRAPHLPFTATETEELGQNALVMRIQPDEGITMRFGAKVPGTMMEIRDVNMDFAYGGSFTESSPEAYERLILDVLLGDPPLFPQHTEVELGWKILDPVINFWAEHGQPEQYDSGGWGPDSAHEMLARDGRAWRRP; the protein is encoded by the coding sequence ATGACCGCTGAACTCGAAGAAGAGCCGACCGGCCCGGTGAACCCGCTGCGGGATCCCCAGGACCGGCGGCTCCCCCGGATCGCCGGGCCCTCCAGCCTGGTGATCTTCGGTGTCACGGGCGACCTGGCCCGCAAGAAGCTGATGCCGGCCATCTACGACCTGGCCAACCGGGGGCTGCTGCCGCCGGGCTTCGCGCTGGTCGGGTTCGCCCGGCGCGACTTCACCAACCAGGACTTCGCGCAGATCGTGCACGACTCCGTCAAGGAGCACGCGCGCACGCCGTTCCGCGAAGAGGTCTGGCAGCAGCTGGCCGAGGGGTTCCGGTTCGTGCCGGGCGACCTCACCGACGACGAGGCGTTCAAGCGGCTGCGGGAGACCGTGGACGAGCTGGACGTCAACCGCGGTACGGGCGGCAACCACGCGTTCTACCTGTCGATCCCGCCGGGCCTCTTCCCTCAGGTGGTGGAGAAGCTCAAGCAGCACGGCCTCGCCGACGAGACGCCGGGCTCCTGGCGGCGCGTCGTGATCGAGAAGCCGTTCGGCCACGACCTGAAGAGCGCACGCGAGCTCAACCAGGTGGTCGAGTCGGTCTTCCCGCCCGAGGCGGTCTTCCGGATCGACCACTACCTGGGCAAGGAAACCGTCCAGAACATGCTGGCGCTGCGGTTCGCCAACGCCATGTTCGAGCCGGTCTGGAACAGCCACTACGTCGACCACGTGCAGATCACGATGGCCGAGGACATCGGCATCGGCGGCCGGGCCGGGTACTACGACGGCATCGGCGCGGCCCGCGACGTGATCCAGAACCACCTGCTCCAGCTGCTCGCGCTGGTCGCGATGGAGGAGCCGGTCAGCTTCGACGCGTGGTCGCTGCGGCAGGAGAAGAAGAAGGTGCTCGCGGCCGTCAGGCTGCCCGAGCGGCTCGACCTGCACACCGCCCGCGGTCAGTACGCCGCCGGCTGGGCCGGTGGCACCAAGGTCAAGGGCTACCTGCAGGAGGACGGCATCCCGAAGTCGTCCGCGACCGAGACCTTCGCCGCGATGCGGGTCGACGTGGACACCCGCCGCTGGGCGGGCGTCCCGTTCTACCTGCGGACCGGCAAGCGCCTGGGCCGCCGGGTGACCGAGGTCGCGGTGATGTTCAAGCGCGCACCGCACCTGCCGTTCACCGCGACCGAGACCGAGGAGCTGGGGCAGAACGCCCTGGTGATGCGGATCCAGCCGGACGAGGGCATCACGATGCGCTTCGGTGCCAAGGTGCCGGGCACGATGATGGAGATCCGCGACGTGAACATGGACTTCGCCTACGGCGGGTCGTTCACCGAGTCCTCTCCGGAGGCCTACGAGCGGCTGATCCTCGACGTGCTGCTCGGCGACCCGCCGCTGTTCCCCCAGCACACCGAGGTCGAGCTGGGCTGGAAGATCCTCGACCCGGTGATCAACTTCTGGGCCGAGCACGGTCAGCCGGAGCAGTACGACTCCGGTGGCTGGGGCCCCGACTCCGCCCACGAGATGCTCGCCCGCGACGGACGCGCCTGGAGGCGGCCATGA
- a CDS encoding glucose-6-phosphate isomerase — MSTPAVSTANGDWASTIDRLVSEKIASRIAAKDATIWGPEAESESAIRLSWVDLHDSSRPLLAEIEALQADLRAEGLDRIVLAGMGGSSLAPEVITRTAGVELVVLDSTNPSVIARALAGDLQRTVIVVSSKSGGTVETDSQRRVFVKAFTDAGLDASSRVVVVTDPGSPFEKLSADEGYRKTFLADPHVGGRYSALTAFGLVPSALAGADVAELLDQAAEAAPALQADSADNPALVLGAVLAASAGRDKAIIAAEGSDIVGFPDWAEQLIAESTGKNGKGILPVAVKGVHAPELHSTASDLVHALLADKANSDVPTALTSGSLGGQFLLWETATAVAGYLLGINPFDQPDVESAKKAARGLLDAQPEPEAAAFTDGAVEVRGTDGLLDGVDTAEGALDALLGQLADDGYLAVMAYLDSERDENLMAIRPALAAKTGRPVTFGWGPRFLHSTGQYHKGGHPQGVFLQITTSESTDVEIPDRPFTFGTLISAQAAGDAGVLAERGRPVLRLHLTDPKAGVQQLISLLDAHDKSEASGR; from the coding sequence GTGAGCACTCCCGCGGTCAGCACCGCCAACGGTGACTGGGCCTCGACGATCGACCGGCTGGTGTCGGAGAAGATCGCCTCCCGGATCGCCGCCAAGGACGCCACGATCTGGGGTCCGGAGGCCGAGTCCGAGTCGGCCATCCGGCTCAGCTGGGTCGACCTGCACGACTCGTCCCGGCCGCTGCTGGCCGAGATCGAGGCTCTGCAGGCCGACCTGCGGGCCGAGGGTCTGGACCGGATCGTCCTGGCCGGCATGGGCGGCTCGTCGCTCGCGCCGGAGGTGATCACCCGGACGGCCGGCGTCGAGCTGGTCGTCCTGGACTCCACCAACCCGAGCGTGATCGCCCGCGCGCTGGCCGGCGACCTGCAGCGCACCGTCATCGTCGTGTCCAGCAAGTCCGGCGGCACGGTCGAGACCGACAGCCAGCGCCGGGTCTTCGTGAAGGCCTTCACCGACGCGGGCCTCGACGCTTCCTCGCGGGTCGTCGTGGTCACCGACCCGGGCTCGCCGTTCGAGAAGCTCTCGGCCGACGAGGGCTACCGCAAGACCTTCCTGGCCGACCCGCACGTCGGTGGGCGCTACAGCGCGCTCACCGCGTTCGGTCTGGTCCCGTCGGCCCTGGCCGGTGCGGATGTGGCCGAGCTGCTCGACCAGGCGGCCGAGGCCGCTCCTGCGCTGCAGGCCGACTCCGCCGACAACCCGGCGCTCGTGCTCGGCGCCGTATTGGCTGCCAGTGCGGGCCGGGACAAGGCGATCATCGCGGCCGAGGGCTCCGACATCGTCGGCTTCCCGGACTGGGCCGAGCAGCTGATCGCCGAGAGCACCGGCAAGAACGGCAAAGGCATCCTGCCGGTCGCGGTGAAGGGCGTGCACGCGCCCGAACTGCACAGCACGGCGTCCGATCTGGTGCACGCACTGCTGGCCGACAAGGCGAACAGCGACGTACCGACCGCACTGACGTCGGGCTCGCTCGGCGGGCAGTTCCTGCTCTGGGAGACGGCGACCGCGGTCGCCGGGTACCTGCTCGGGATCAACCCGTTCGACCAGCCGGACGTGGAGAGCGCCAAGAAGGCCGCGCGTGGTCTGCTCGACGCGCAGCCCGAGCCCGAGGCGGCCGCCTTCACCGACGGCGCCGTGGAGGTTCGCGGGACCGACGGCCTGCTCGACGGTGTCGACACCGCCGAGGGCGCGCTCGACGCGCTGCTCGGTCAGCTCGCCGACGACGGGTACCTGGCGGTGATGGCCTACCTGGACTCCGAGCGCGACGAGAACCTGATGGCGATCCGCCCGGCCCTCGCGGCGAAGACCGGCCGCCCGGTGACCTTCGGCTGGGGCCCACGCTTCCTGCACTCGACCGGCCAGTACCACAAGGGCGGACACCCGCAGGGCGTGTTCCTGCAGATCACCACCTCGGAGTCCACCGACGTGGAGATCCCGGACCGGCCGTTCACCTTCGGCACGCTCATCTCGGCGCAGGCCGCGGGTGACGCCGGCGTCCTGGCCGAGCGCGGCCGGCCGGTGCTGCGGCTGCACCTGACCGACCCGAAGGCCGGCGTACAGCAGCTCATCTCTCTACTCGACGCCCATGACAAGTCGGAGGCAAGCGGCCGATGA